In one window of Chelmon rostratus isolate fCheRos1 chromosome 19, fCheRos1.pri, whole genome shotgun sequence DNA:
- the arhgap24 gene encoding rho GTPase-activating protein 24 isoform X3 — MDLNSNPGGDRERMTANHETYLLMASTQNDMEDWVKTIRRVIWAPFGGGIFGQKLEETVRYERRFGNKLAPMLVEQCVDFIRQWGLREEGLFRLPGQANLVKELQDAFDCGEKPSFDCNTDVHTVASLLKLYLRELPEPVIPFHKYDEFLACAKLLGKDDEMGLKELRRLVECLPPVNYNLLKYICRFLDEVQSYSGVNKMSVQNLATVFGPNILRPKVEDPVAIMEGTVLVQQLMAVLIGRHDVLFPRDEDSPTALELVNNNNIEPQRRQATTTTSAITMVSQNTENNNTQVVRQCVWEAPESPSHRHVDNSGSPRSASPRNGVIGRFDLTRSPPLTVKKNPAFNKGSGIVTNGSFSSSPSSDPSQERSQTLTGGGSLPVRRSGTHKGSGTKMGTSGVTSGSSAGGNGTGVARLGISSTDGTGSLNGRNGLWVPNGCVTLRENNKTRDCSNGDQITNQNRLSTYDNVQLNHQNLQQQNQITNTCLNSSCEDKQSVDSATWSTSSCEISLPDNSTSCRSSTTTCPEQDFYGVHYEDLDGPTQENEPPQSGGGGEGEGRNSNREGSGDGAGRSSRGTSSSDNSDGYAVGNGPSSHSALHSLVASLKQEMHKQKTEYEARIKSLEQRNLELETEMVSLHEELDQERKKYTMAEIKLRNAERAKDDAERRNQMLQKEMEQFFSTFSDLTATGTTAATDPRRPDRNNTIWIQ; from the exons ATGGATCTTAACTCCAACCCAG ggggagacagagagcggaTGACAGCCAACCATGAGACCTACCTTCTTATGGCCAGCACCCAGAATGACATGGAGGATTGGGTGAAGACGATCCGCCGGGTCATCTGGGCCCCTTTTGGTGGAG ggATCTTTGGTCAGAAGCTGGAGGAAACGGTGCGTTATGAACGCCGGTTTGGGAACAAGCTCGCTCCTATGCTGGTCGAGCAGTGTGTGGATTTCATCCGGCAATGGGGCCTTCGGGAGGAGGGTCTATTCAGGCTGCCAGGACAGGCCAACCTggtcaaagagctgcaggatgCCTTCGACTGCGGAGAAAAACCCTCTTTTGACTG TAACACGGATGTGCACACAGTAGCCTCTCTGCTGAAGCTGTATCTCAGAGAGCTGCCGGAGCCCGTCATCCCCTTCCACAAGTACGACGAGTTCCTGGCCTGCGCCAAGCTTCTCGGCAAAGATGATGAAATG GGTTTGAAGGAGCTGCGACGGCTTGTTGAATGTCTACCTCCAGTGAACTACAACCTTCTCAAGTACATTTGCAG GTTTCTAGATGAAGTCCAGTCATATTCAGGAGTGAATAAAATGAGCGTCCAGAATTTGGCCACAGTCTTCGGGCCAAATATCTTGAGGCCGAAGGTTGAGGATCCAGTAGCTATTATGGAAG GTACCGTTCTGGTCCAGCAGCTCATGGCTGTTCTGATTGGCCGCCACGACGTATTATTCCCTCGGGATGAGGACAGCCCCACGGCGCTCGAGcttgtcaacaacaacaacatcgaACCGCAACGGCGCCAAGCCACCACAACTACCTCGGCCATCACTATGGTGTCTCAGAACACCGAGAACAACAACACCCAGGTGGTGCGGCAGTGTGTTTGGGAAGCACCTGAATCTCCTTCGCACCGCCATGTTGACAACAGCGGCTCCCCGCGATCAGCGAGCCCTCGTAATGGCGTCATCGGCCGTTTTGACCTCACCCGCAGCCCACCTCTGACTGTTAAAAAGAACCCGGCTTTCAATAAAGGCAGTGGGATAGTCACAAATGGCTCCTTCAGCTCCTCGCCCTCTTCCGACCCCAGTCAGGAAAGGAGCCAGACTTTAACCGGTGGTGGGAGTTTACCGGTCCGGCGCAGTGGGACACACAAAGGCTCCGGCACAAAAATGGGCACCAGTGGCGTGACGAGCGGAAGCAGCGCCGGAGGGAACGGGACTGGTGTTGCACGCTTGGGCATTTCCAGCACCGATGGCACGGGAAGTCTGAACGGCCGCAACGGTCTTTGGGTACCAAACGGCTGCGTCACGTTACGGGAGAACAACAAAACACGTGACTGCTCCAACGGGGATCAAATAACCAATCAGAACCGTCTGTCTACGTACGACAACGTCCAGTTAAACCATcagaacctgcagcagcagaaccagatcACCAACACATgtctgaacagcagctgtgaggacAAGCAGAGCGTCGACAGCGCCACCTggtccacctcctcctgtgaGATCTCCCTTCCTGACAACTCCACTTCCTGTcgctcctccaccaccacctgccCTGAGCAGGACTTCTACGGAGTTCACTACGAGGACCTGGACGGACCAACGCAGGAAAATGAGCCTCCCCAAtctggtggaggaggggagggggagggcagaaatagcaacagagaAGGGAGTGGAGATGGAGCAGGGAGGAGCAGCCGGGGCACCAGCAGCAGCGACAATAGTGACGGTTACGCTGTTGGTAACGGACCCAGCAGCCACAGTGCTCTGCACAGTTTAGTGGCCAGTCTGAAACAAGAGATGCACAAGCAGAAGACCGAGTACGAGGCCAGGATAAAGAG CCTGGAGCAGCGAAACCTGGAGCTGGAGACCGAAATGGTGAGCCTCCATGAGGAGCTAGACCAGGAGAGGAAGAAGTACACCATGGCGGAGATCAAGCTACGCAACGCTGAGCGCGCTAAGGACGACGCTGAGCGTCGAAATCAGATGCTGCAGAAAGAGATGGAACAGTTCTTCTCCACGTTTAGTGACCTCACTGCAACCGGCACCACCGCAGCCACGGACCCCCGCCGACCAGATCGTAACAACACCATCTGGATACAGTGA